Within Nitrospira sp., the genomic segment AATAGCGCCGACGACAAACCACAACAGGCCCCATCCCAACATCACCCCCAGGCCGCCCATGAGGAGCCCCACTGCGAACGACACCCCTGTATCAACCATGCCCACGCCTATTCCCTTTCACATCGACCTCGACCGACCTGCAACTACTGTTCACGGGCCAGCTTGAGAAACACCTCTTCCAAGTCCGCTTGCCCGAACCGGGCCACGATATCCTTGGCTGTGCCCTCCGCTACGATCTTCCCCCGCTGCAAAAAGATAATGCGATCGGACATCTCCTCCATTTCCCGCATGTTGTGCGAGGTGTAGAGGATGCTCAATCCCGTGGCTTGCCGTTCCTCCAGCAGAATTTCCCGGATCTTGTGCGCGATATCCGGGTCCAGACTCGCCGTCGGTTCATCGAGAAATAAGACCTTGGGCTTGGTCAGCAACGCCTTGGCCAAGGTCAACCGCGTCATTTGTCCCGAGGAGAGCTTGCGGGTCAGCTTGTGCCGCCACTCGCTCATGTCGAGTTTTTGTATCATATCGCCGACACGCCCGGCGACATCGGGCAAGCCGTACAGACGGCCGACAACACGCAGGTTTTCCTCCACGGTCAAGGAATAGGGCAACGAAATGTAGGTGGACGAGAAATTGACTTGCTGAAGAATCGTCTCCCGATGCGACTGCAAGTCGAGGCCGAACATGCGAATTGAGCCTGACGTGGGCGTCACCAGCCCCAGCATCATTTGAAAAGTCGTTGTTTTCCCGGCGCCATTCGGTCCCAATAGGCCGAGGATCTCGCCGCGGCCGATATCGAACGAGATGCCGTCCACCGCCGTGAAGGCCCCGAACTGCTTGCTGAGATTGCGGACTTCGACCACCGAGGAGGGCATGGCGCAGATGATTCCGTAGGTTCAAAAGGACAGAAATTCCGAGAGTTTCTCAGGCAGGTGACACGTGTCGCACTTCCGGCTCAGCACCCGGCCTTCGTACTCGGTTTTGTTGTCGTGGCAACGGAAGCAGTCCGCCTGAGCCCGCTTATGCAACACGGAGCCCTCAGGATGTTCCGGCTTCCAGGGCCGACTGTCCGCCGAGACATGCCCGCGCGGAATGACGATCGGATACCCCTTGATGGGCTTCTCATGCACCACCGCTCCGTGACAGGTCGTACACCCTTCGCCCTGGTGGCGTTGATCGAACGCCGCCATGTGTTTGCGGTGACTCATGACCAGCCCCACATCCTTGACCGGAGGCGGCAAGTCACGCGTCGCAATTTCTGACACACGAAGGATGTTCCGATGACACCCCAGACAGACCGCGGAATCCACAGTCGCCTGCAGGTTATGCGGCTCTGTGGGTCTTCCGAACAGATAGATGGCGACGTCTCTGGTGCCATGCCACGCCTTGTCCTGCAGCCAGCCGACGACACCGGGCCGGACATGACAGGCCACACACTCCACCTCTTTATGAGAGGACTGGACCCAACGCTCGTAGGCTGGTTGAATGGTATGGCAGCTGGCGCAGAACTTCGGATGGTTGGTCAGCGGGACCGCAACTCCCCCTATAGCCAATGCGCCGGCCACGATCGTTCCGAACACAATGGCAGGAGTCTTACGCATCATCCCGTCGGGGTTTGGGAAAGTGTCGGATGATCAACGCTGCCACCCCGGCCACGTCATCGGGATCAAGCAATGGCACCGACGTCTCAACCGGCCTATTGGAAACCACGGCCAACAGGCCGTCCTGCGAAACGGGAACCTCTCCGATCTGATCACGCACCACGACGATCTTCGGATAGTCCTCGCTCCGCCACCCTTCGGCCAAAATCAAATCGTAGGAAGCATCGAGATAGCGCTCACGCACATCCTCGACGTTCATATGGTCCGACACGTCGGCGAACATAGCCAGGCTGCTCTTGGAGATGATCACGACACTGCTCGCACCGGCCTGTTTATGCCGCCAACTATCTTTTCCTTCCGTATCCAGATCAAACCCATGGCCGGCATGTTTGACGGTTGCCACTTTATATCCCGCCCGTACCAACATCGGGATCACACGTTCTATGAGGGTCGTCTTGCCGCTGTTCGATCGGCCGACAAAAGACAGGATAGGCACCGACATCACTGTGTTCCTTTCGCGGCTTAGCAGCAGGAGGGACGATGGCCCGTGGAGGAGGTCGGAGCAGCCTGTTCCAACCAGGCCGAACCGCTGAGCAACTGTACCGTCACCGGGTCACCAGGGTTCACGCGTTCTACCTCTACGGGAATATCGATCAGGCAGTTGGCTTTGACCATGGAGGTCAGAATCCCGGATCCTTGATCACCGGTGGTCCGAACTTTGAACACGCCGCCCTCACGCCACAAGACCCCACGGAGAAAATGCCGGCGGTCGGTTCGTTTCGAAAATTTTTCCTGAAACACCGCCTGCAGCATTGGGCGCCCATACCCGTTCGTCCCGGAAAGTTTGAGCATCGCCGGTCGAACCAGTTGCTCGAATGTCACCATGGATGACACCGGATTTCCAGGCAGCCCGAATGCCAGCTTGCCCTGAATTTTGCCGAACGCGAGCGGCTGACCGGGCCGGATCGCCAGTTTCCAAAAATTCATTTCGGCGCCGAGATCGCGGAAGACGGCCTTGGTGAAGTCGTAGTCCCCCATCGAGACTCCGCCGGAAAGCACCAGGATGTCGGCGTTCAACCCGTGAGAAATCTTTTCCTTCAGTGCGGCGGGGGTGTCCCGTGCGATGCCGAGCAGGATCGGCACGCCACCGGATTCCTGAACAGCGGCGGCAATCCCATAGCTGTTGGAGTTGATGATTTTCTCTTCGCTGAACCGCTCATCCAAATCGGCCAACTCATCGCCGGTCGACAGAATCGCCACTCGCGGCCGCTGATACACGAGCACAAAGGACTTGGCTAAAATGGCCAACATCCCCGCTTCACCGGACCGAATCCGAGTTCCTTTGGGAATGATGCAATCGCCCTGCTTCACATCCTCGCCCTGCGGCCGGATGTTGGCCCCTCGTGACTCGGCTTTGAATACGCGCACCGACTCAGGCGTGTGCTCGGTATCCTCGACCTTGACCACCGTGTCGGCGCCTTTAGGGATGGGCGCACCGGTCATGATCCGGATTGCTTGCCCCTTCCCCACCGACCGAGTCGGCATCTTTCCGGCCGGCACATCTTCGATGACGGTCAACGTGACAGGCTTGGTAATCGCGTGTTCTTGGGCGATATCCTCGGCTCGCACCGCGAAGCCGTCCATCGCAGAATTGTCCCACGGTGGATTGTGACGCTCAGCGATCACATCCTCGCCAAGCACGCGACCCAGGGCGTCGAGAATGGAGACTTTTTCAAGCCCTAACGGAGCAGCGGCGTCCAGCACGATCTGCTGGGCTTCGTGGAGCGGAGTCAAACCGGTCATGGCATCGGGAGCTTTCACACATCACCGTCCGATCAATGTTGCTGGCGTGGGGCCAGCTTGATAAGCGAGCCGCTCTTTTTGCAGAACGCCTCAACCTGGTTGGCAATATCATGATAGGCCTGGGCAGTCGCTGAGTCCGAATTGAACAGCGCAAACGGCTCGCCCGCATCACTTTGCGTCACCACCTCGGGATCCAGCGGAATGCGGCCCAGGAACGGCACTCCCATATCCGATGCGGACGCCTCGCCGCCGCCTTTGCGGAAGACATTCACTTCCTTGTGGCAGTGCGGACATTCCAGCCCGCTCATGTTTTCGACAATGCCGATGATCGGCACTTCACTATCCTTGCAGAAGGTCACCGACTTCCGGGAGTCGAGCAGCGCCACCTCTTGCGGCGTCGTGATAATCACCGCGCCGCTGACGCCTCCAAGCAAATCAATGGTCGTCACAGATTCATTTCCGGTTCCCGGAGGGAGATCGATCAGGAGGAAATTGAGATCCTGCCATTCGACGCCCCCTAGCAACTGATTGATGAATTCATACTTGTAGGCGTCCCGCCAGATGATCGGATCATCCGAGTTTTGCAGGAGGAAGGACATCGAGGCGATCTTCATGTTATAGGCCTGAAACGGAATGATCCCGCCCGACGTGCTGATCTTCAGTTTCTGACCTTCAGCCCCCACCATCTTCGGGATATTGGGACCATGGATATCCATGTCGCAAATACCCACGTGCCAGCCCTTTAACGCCAGACTCACGGCGAGATTGGTCGTGCAGGTGCTCTTTCCCACCCCGCCCTTGTTGCTCATGACCAGCACTTTATATTCGATCCGTTCCATCCGTTTGGCGACGAGCCACCGGCTGTGACCTTCCTTGTCCTTCTGACAGGTTTCGTTTTCGTCGCAAATGGCGCAAGCCCACATGTAGGTGCAGGCATCTCCACCGCTGCTGGAACCGGGCTGTGATATGACATTTAACTCGCGTGGCATCCTAGACTCCTCGTACAACGTACATCATGCTGCTTGCGACGAAAGCTGGCTTTCGTCGCATTCTTTTCTCCCGACACAGACTAGTGTCGACGGCCACCCGTCGGCACACCGACATACTCACTGTCTCCTCCCCCCGTGGGAATGGACGGCCCCGGTTTCCCGACGCCAGGGCCTGTCGCGGCCACCGCCGGCACCAACGCCTGCGACTGCTCTTCCGCCTTCTTCTTGTTGAAGATCCCTGCGCTGATGATCCCGACTTCATAAAAAATATACATGGGCAAGGCCATCAGGCATTGATTGAACGGATCCGGGGTAGGGGTGAGAATCGCGGCAAAGATAAACGCGGTCAGGAAGGCCCATTTGCGATAGCGCTTCAACAGCGGGGCATCCACCCAGCCAAGCTTGGCCAGCAGGGTGATGACGAGCGGCACTTCGAAAATCAGCCCGAAGACCAGCAGAAACCACAGTGCGAACCCGACATATTGCGCAATCGAGAGTTGCGGAATAAACCCGGCGTTGACACCGTACGATATCAAGAAATTCAACGCGAACGGCAAGACGAAAAAGAAGGAGAACAACAGCCCGAGATAAAAGGCCAGGGTACTCAGGATCACAAACGGGCCAACGAATCGCCGCTCCTGGGCGTGCAACCCGGGAACCACGAAATGCCAGAACTCCACCAGGATGTAGGGCGTGCCCAACACCAGCGCGAACAACCCCGCGACTTTGACGTTTTGCCAGAGGGCTTCGGCGGGTGCAAGAAAGACGAAGGGAACGGTGGGAAGGTCGGTCGGAATCCAGGAGAGCGATCCCGGCACAAACATGTTCTGCAGCGGGATTCGGATCCACTTGACCAGCGTGTCGGCAAAAAAGAACGTGCCGACAAAAATGATCGCCGTCACGATGACCGCACGGGTCAGCCGGACCTGGAGCTCAACCAAGTGCTCCATGACCGGCATTTTTTTATCTTCAAGCGGCTTGAAGACCGTATCTTGCAGCCACTCTTGAAACTTAAACCCGTCAGCCATGCGCGTTTACAAAATTGATGCGGCCGCAATCCGGCAAGCGGGGATCGGAACATGGTTCCGGCCCGCTCGCCGGATCACACCCTCATCAATGCCTTACTTCGGGTTGACGGCTACGAACAGATTGTTTCCCTGCCGACTCAGCAAGAGTACAACCATTTCGTCTTTTTTCACCTTGGCTGACGCCTTCTGGTAATCCTCAAGGCTCTTCACGACCTCGTGATTGACCTCTTGAATCACGTCCCCACGCTGCAACCCTGCCGCCTCTGCGGGGCTCCCCGCCTCGACGGAGCTGACCACCACGCCACTGGTCTTGGCGGGAATGTTCAGTTGGCTTTGCATGGCCGCATCCAGCATCTGGACGCGCAATGCCGCCAACACATTGTCGGGCGGCTTCACGGTCTCAGTCTGAGGTGCAGCGGGACCTGGCTCGCGCTTCGCAAGCACTTCATCCGATGGGCGTTCCGCCACCTTGACCTTGAGGACTTGTTCCTTGCCTTCGCGCAAGATCTTGATGTCTGCTTCCTTGCCGACGGTCATACGCGCAACCAGGTTACGCAGCTGGCTCACACTCTGCACTTCCTTGCCATTGAACGTGAGGACCACGTCTCCACGCCGCATACCGGCCGTGTGAGAAGGACCGTTCTCATTCACGTCACTGATCAGGACGCCTTTGCGCTGATCGGGCAACTTGAACGACTTGGCCAGTGCCGGGGTGATCTCCTGAATCGCCACGCCCATCCAACCACGGACCACTTTGCCCGTCTTGGTCAGACTCTCGACGATATCCGTGGCAATACTGCTGGGAATGGCGAATCCGATGCCCTCAGACCCTCCGGTGCGGGAGAAGATGGCCGTGTTGATGCCGATCAACTTGCCCTGCATGTTGACCAAGGCACCACCGGAATTGCCGGGATTGATCGCGGCATCCGTCTGAATGAAATCTTCATAGTCCGCGATGCCGACGTTGCCGCGGCCCAACGCACTGATGATGCCCAACGTGACCGTGGAGCTGAGTCCGAACGGGCTACCCACCGCAAGCACTACATCACCGACTTGCAAGTCTTCGTAGTCCGCCCATTTCATCGAAGCAAGGTCCTTGGCCTCAATCTTAATGATGGCGAGGTCCGTCTTCGGGTCGGTGCCGATGATCTTGGCCGGAAACTCCCGACGATCCGAGAGCGTCACGGTTATCTGGGTCGCACCTTCCACGACGTGATTGTTGGTCACGATGTACCCAGTGGGATCGAGGATGACGCCGGAACCTGCACTTTGCTCCGGCCGATGCGGGCCGCCACCGGGAGGCCCACCAGGTCCACCGGGGGGTTCCATGCCGGGAGGCTCATCACCACCACCAGGGCCCGGAGGCGGACCACCGAACGGGCCACCCGGAGGGAGTTGACGACGTCCTTCGCGACGTCCTTCCCCACCGCCGGTCACCGCAATATTCACCACGGCCGGGGTCACCGCCTTCACGATTTCTGAAAATCCCTGCGCAAACGCCGGAGGCACACTAGCCGCCTCAGCCTGAGACCCGAATTGCACTCCACCGGATAAAAACGTGGCAGCGACCATGGTGGACGCTGCGAGTACGGACAGCACCTTGCTGCGCTGATGTCGATACGCCATGTGTTCTCCTCTGGACACCGGAAATTGAGGGATCATCCTCCGCGCTATCGTCGAACGCGTCATTCTACACTATTCCCAGAATCGCCTTCAAAGAGGAAAACGCTGACCTGACCGTCACCACGAAGCCACCTCATGGTGCAGTGATTCATGCTCCCGCTGTTCGATCCAGGCGCGCTGAAGGCTCCCGGCCAATTGCGTGATCGCGTCTTCCATGGCTACAAGCCGCAGGGTTATCGGGGCCCCCTCATAGTTCGGCGGCCACAGACGCCGCTCCGGTTCCTGAGGCCTCAGATAGATCACCGGATACCATTGTGAAATCCCCGGCGCAGTCGGACGGTCCAGCGTCGCCATGGCACGCCCCTCCGCCTGTACCAACGGCCGGCCTGTGCGTCCATCTACCAACGCCGCTTCGACCAACGACCAGTTATCGCGCCGCAACCCAGGCTGTCGATGCGTGGTCCACCCCAGGAAGACCGAGACCGGATACTCTTGTTCGATACTCGATAGGACCGCAACCAGCAGGTAGTCCACCCTCTGCTGCCTCGCGACCTCACTCCAGTCCGGAACCGCCCCGCCTTCGCCCACATCCCCGAGCGTGACGGCCCGTTCAACGATGATCGGATATCCACGGTTCAACTGCGCAGCCAGGGACTCCGCCACACGAACCTGCGCCGCTTCCGGCAAACCCGGCGGCGACTCAGGATCCGACCTGTCGTACAAGACAACTAGAAGGGCTCGCACAGGACGCGACGCCGGAAGCCTCGATGCACTGTCCTCACCAGTCGTGGCAATCCCGATATAGTGAGTCAGTCGACTGGGAGGAGCGGCCGCCACGCACCCCGCCAGCAAGAGTGTGCCGAGCAGCGCAACAACCCCGCTCCTGCTTCGCCTCATGACACCCTCCCTGGCCTGATCCACGCTGATACCTATGCGGCCGGTGCCTAAGGAATACGATCCACTCCCCTTCCTCTCCCTGTCAAGACCCGGACAACGATTGCTTGCATTTCCGACGTTGCTCAGTTACCGTGTGCCACGATTCGCCACTGTGGTGAACCGGTCGCGTCCCACTCCGACACGAGGCTGTCTCACCGTGACACCGTGCTCGACCCAGGCGCCGTCTCTTTCCGTTATCATCCCTGCCTACAATGAGGCTCGACGCCTTCCGCTGTTCCTGCAACAGGTGATCACCTACCTGGACCGTCACTCGCGATCCTATGAAATTCTCGTGGTGGACGACGGCAGTACCGATGGGACGGCTCAGACCGTTGAAGAAACAGCCCAACGCTGTCCAACACTGCGACTGATTCAACTGACGTGCAACATGGGGAAAGGCGCAGCGGTTCGACGGGGCATGCAGGCGGCGCGCGGAATCCTGCAACTGTTTGCCGATGCAGACGGAGCCACACCGATCGAAGAATTGAGTCGACTGGAGCAGGCCATTGCGGCCGGCGCAGACATGGCCATCGGGTCACGCGCCCTGGCATCCCACAACCCGGCGTTCACCGTTCAGGCACGCTGGCATCGAAGTCTGCTCGGCAGCCTCTTTAATAGTGTGGTGCGACGACTCGGGGAACCACCGTTCGCCGATACGCAATGTGGATTCAAGCTCTTCCGGCAATCCATCGCTCAAGACCTCTTCTCCGTCTCCTGCGTCGATGGGTACGCCTTCGATCTCGAGCTGCTGCACATCGGCCGCCAGCGGAATTACCGCATCGCCGAGGTTCCGATCAATTGGACCGACCAGCCAGGCTCGAAAGTCCGTCCATGGCGCGATGGTTCCGTGATGCTCCGGGAGCTGCTGGCAATCCGGAAGCGCGAGGCCCAAGGCCTCTACCAGCCCCGCACCCGTCCCACACTGACCGGCATGGAGCCGGACCTGGGTGCAATCGAACCGACTCATTCCTAGTGGCGCATTCCCAGGCGCACGCACTGGCGTTAGCGAGCAGCCTCAACTGGCTGCTCCGGACCATCATGCCGCTCACGATCGCCGACGCACAATCACCACTTTGGCATCGGCATAGAGTACCTGCCATGCCTGATGGCCCTCCAACGCCCTCGCAAGCGCGCTGCCACGTTGAATCATCCCCCAATCCACCCCGTACCGATCCAACACCGCCACCTGCGGCGAATCCTCACGATTGAGCTCCACATAATCCTGAAAAATCCGCCGATCCTTGATGCGCCAGGCCGGCATCCGGCCGTCGATGAAGATTCTCTCTCCGGGAAGTTGCCAGAGAAGGAATCCGCCGACCCCATAATCGTTGTACAACCTCGTTCCGAGTTCGCGCCGATGGCTCCGCACCCACCGCACCGCTTCAATCGGGTACTCGGTCTGTTCAAAGTAACGATCCGGCGCGCGGCCGGACTGCCAAACATGGTCGAGATGATCGATGCCCTGTGCGTACAACATCGTCGCGGTCACGCCGGTCAGGACGAGCACAGCATACGAAGCCTGTGCTTTGAGCAGCGGCACCCAGCGAAGCGAGGATGCCACGACCGCGGCCAGCAGCTCTGCGACCAGGGGAAGGCTGACGATCAGAAACAGCGTCACATTGCGCCAGTGACGCAACGATAACCCCAGCACGAGGAGCAGCATCACCCATCGCACGGGCTCGACCCGTCGATACCATCCCGCCACGAGACACAGAAGGCCTGCAAGATATACCCCATAGGCTCTGCCGGCCCATCCCTCAAACGACACGGGCTGCCATTCCCGCAACGTCTCGATCATGAATCGGTCGGTCAGAGAGTCATAGATCTCCACATAGAGCCCCCACCCATAGGGATTCACCACGGTCACGGCCATGGCCAGCCCGAGCGCGATCGCGCAGTGACGGAGTTCGGCCCAACTCAGCACCGGCTCATCCAGCGAGACGGGGCAAGGCCACCATTCTTTACACAGCGTGGCGACCAAAGACAGGGACAGCAGCACCGTCAACAGAAACAACCCCGCTGTAAATCCGCCATGCAGATTGGCCCAGCAGAGGAAGAACGGCGGAAGCATCCAGACCCACCGCCCCTGGCCTTGCTGAATGTGCCTCCACACCCTGAGCAACAGTGCCACCCCAAGCAGACTGACCAATTGCGTGCGGGCGCCGAGAAAAGGCAGGGCAACCCACAGGCTACCGACCATGGCCGTCAACCGATACGTCGCTGGCACCGCCGCGCACCCTGATCCGACCCACCAGGCCAGTCCCGTGACCACGCCAAACCACGCAATCAGCCCGATCCCGCCGAACGCACCCAGACCTCGATAGATCAGCGCAAGCAACCCATCCGTCAACCAGGCATGCTCCACCCAATGCCAATCCGGCATGGTGTGAGAATAGGGATCGGTGTCGGGTAACCGCCAGCCGTGGTCGACCAAATCCAACCCAGCCCGCAAATGCCAGCCCAGATCGGGTTCCAGCAAGGGCTGCAGGATAAGATTGAACACGAAGGCGACCAGGAGGACATTGAGCAGAATGACGATCCCGCGGGAAGACGCCCTGCACATGGATGCTCCCGCGTCAACAGTCATGTTGCTGCGGCGACATGTGCACCGGTCGTCCCACCAACAGATTGCCGAGCACTAACCACTCCACGTGGGTGCGCACAAAACACCGGATCGCCTCGTCGGGACTGCAGACAATCGGCTCCTGCACATTGAAGGAAGTGTTCAGGAGAACCGGGATCCCGGTACGGCGCCCGAACGCCGCCAGCAGATCATAAAATCTGGGATTGGCCTCCCTGGTCACGGTCTGGACACGGGCCGTGCCGTCGACATGTGTCACGGCAGGGAGCGTGCCTTTGGCGGAGGCCTTGACCCGGACGGTGAACTGCATAAACGGGGAAGGGGCAGGTAGGTCAAAGAACTCCTGCGCGCGTTCGGCCAGGACAGACGGTGCGAACGGACGGAATGCCTCACGGCATTTGACCTTGCTGTTGATCACTTCCCGCATGTCTTCACGTCGCGGGTCGGCCAGCAAGCTGCGGTTTCCCAACGCGCGTGGTCCCCATTCCATCCGCCCCTGATACCAAAACACCAACCGGCCGAGCGCCAGCTCTTCTGCAACCCGCTCATACAGCGGCCCATTCGTCAGCGTCTCGGCCGTGAGTCCGGCATTGGCCACGGCAACTCGACAGGCCGCCTCGTCGAACTGCGGCCCCAGATAGGCATCAGACAATACCGGCCTCGTCGTCGCACGTCCGCGCCTGGCCGTCCACCACAAGGCAGCCCCGAGCGCCGCACCGGAGTCTCCCGCAGCCGGCGGCACATAGACGTCGCGAAACCCCAATTCAGCTCGCAGGCGGCCGTTGGCCACACAGTTATACGCAACTCCGCCTGCCATGCAGAGCGACTCCGCGCGCGTCAAGGAACGCAGATGCCGCCCCAGATGCAGTAACGTCTCCTCCAAGACCATTTGCGCGCTGGCCGCAAGATCCCGATGTCGCTGTGTGATCTCGTCGGTCGGACGTCGAGGTGCGCCGAACAATCCGACAAACTCCGCCACGAAGACACCGGCCCGCGCGAGATGAAAATCCAACAATCTGGTATTCAACTCAAACCGTCCCTGAGGAAGCAACCGCACGATTGATCGCCGAAGCACGGGCGCAAACGCCGGGGCACCGGAAGACGCCAGCCCCATGACGATGTACTCATCATGATCCGGACGAAACCCAAGAAAGGCCGTCATCGCGGCATAGAATTGGCCGAGAGAATGAGGCAACGGTGTGCGATCAAGCACGGTGATCTGACGACCGGCGCCCGCAGCCATCAGGGTGGTATCAGCTTCGGATGCGCCATCGACGACGAGAATGGCCGATTGCTCGAAAGGAGACACGAGGAACGAACTCGCGGCATGACAGAGATGGTGATCCAGAAAGACGGGGCGAATGGCGCCCGCGTCGACCCGACGAGTCAGTTCTTCACGAAGCCGGAACAATTCCATCCACTCCTGGCTGGCGCGCTCAAGCGAGCGTGTCCCTTTGACGCGAAAGAGTTGAGTGGAACGCATCATGGCCGTCAGGGCGAGTCGAACACGCCGCCCGATCTGCCAGTACTTCCATGGCACGACGATGGCCTCGACATCACGAAGCGCCACCCCGCCTTCGCGTAGGCAATAGCGGATCGCCTCAACCGGAAGAGCCGTCACATGTTTCTGCCGAACGAATCGTTCCTCCTCGGCCGCAGCGGCAATGCGACCGTCGCACACGAGTGCGGCGGCGGCATCTCTCATATTCGACAGGCCCAGCACCACCACGGGGCTCCACCGTCCTTCCTACCCACGGTCCACCGCAAGCGGCGGTAGGATAAACGAGCCTCTTGAGGGCCGCAAGCCGGCACGGCGCGCGGTTGCAATGCCCTCTTCATTCCTGTACGGTTTCCTCTTCGCAATCTGCCTTAGAGGAGGCCCCGGCTTGAAGATACATCGCGCAAGTGCCCTGGGAATCGTGCTCATCCAGCTGCTGGCCTTGTCTGGTTGCGATACGATCAAATCGCGCTTTTCCCGACAGGCGCTCCCGGACCTCGGACCGCCGATTCCACTCACGGCACAGGTCGAGGTGGACGCCTCCTTATCCAAAGCCCGAGCGGAATATCTCGACAATTGCGGCCGCCTGCATCCGTTCTCCATCGGCCCGACCGTGGAAGATACGTTGATTCAAGCCGCCCATCAGACGTTTCGTACGGTGATTCTTCCGGGAAGTCGCGGGGCTGCGTCGAAACCAGACGTCACAATCCGCATGCGCATGTTGGATCCTCGTTTTAAAATTCAAACGGACGCGCTCTACGACCGCGCACCGGCGGAACTCAGCTTGGATGTGCTGACAGAATTTTTCGACGCATCAGGCGCCCCCCTCGCTGAACGCCCTCTGCAGGTTACACGAAAAGAACGGTTGCAACTGGAGTTGACCCAGCAGCGGTGCGATTATGTGGTCGACCCATTCCTGCAAGACGCCTCGACCACGCTGGCCACCCAATTCATGCAGGAGTCACGAGTCCTGCTCGCACCAGGCACCCAACCATCCACAGCGGGAAGCGCGATCACCCC encodes:
- a CDS encoding ABC transporter ATP-binding protein; its protein translation is MPSSVVEVRNLSKQFGAFTAVDGISFDIGRGEILGLLGPNGAGKTTTFQMMLGLVTPTSGSIRMFGLDLQSHRETILQQVNFSSTYISLPYSLTVEENLRVVGRLYGLPDVAGRVGDMIQKLDMSEWRHKLTRKLSSGQMTRLTLAKALLTKPKVLFLDEPTASLDPDIAHKIREILLEERQATGLSILYTSHNMREMEEMSDRIIFLQRGKIVAEGTAKDIVARFGQADLEEVFLKLAREQ
- a CDS encoding NapC/NirT family cytochrome c yields the protein MRKTPAIVFGTIVAGALAIGGVAVPLTNHPKFCASCHTIQPAYERWVQSSHKEVECVACHVRPGVVGWLQDKAWHGTRDVAIYLFGRPTEPHNLQATVDSAVCLGCHRNILRVSEIATRDLPPPVKDVGLVMSHRKHMAAFDQRHQGEGCTTCHGAVVHEKPIKGYPIVIPRGHVSADSRPWKPEHPEGSVLHKRAQADCFRCHDNKTEYEGRVLSRKCDTCHLPEKLSEFLSF
- the mobB gene encoding molybdopterin-guanine dinucleotide biosynthesis protein B, with amino-acid sequence MSVPILSFVGRSNSGKTTLIERVIPMLVRAGYKVATVKHAGHGFDLDTEGKDSWRHKQAGASSVVIISKSSLAMFADVSDHMNVEDVRERYLDASYDLILAEGWRSEDYPKIVVVRDQIGEVPVSQDGLLAVVSNRPVETSVPLLDPDDVAGVAALIIRHFPKPRRDDA
- a CDS encoding molybdopterin molybdotransferase MoeA, with the translated sequence MKAPDAMTGLTPLHEAQQIVLDAAAPLGLEKVSILDALGRVLGEDVIAERHNPPWDNSAMDGFAVRAEDIAQEHAITKPVTLTVIEDVPAGKMPTRSVGKGQAIRIMTGAPIPKGADTVVKVEDTEHTPESVRVFKAESRGANIRPQGEDVKQGDCIIPKGTRIRSGEAGMLAILAKSFVLVYQRPRVAILSTGDELADLDERFSEEKIINSNSYGIAAAVQESGGVPILLGIARDTPAALKEKISHGLNADILVLSGGVSMGDYDFTKAVFRDLGAEMNFWKLAIRPGQPLAFGKIQGKLAFGLPGNPVSSMVTFEQLVRPAMLKLSGTNGYGRPMLQAVFQEKFSKRTDRRHFLRGVLWREGGVFKVRTTGDQGSGILTSMVKANCLIDIPVEVERVNPGDPVTVQLLSGSAWLEQAAPTSSTGHRPSCC
- a CDS encoding Mrp/NBP35 family ATP-binding protein; its protein translation is MPRELNVISQPGSSSGGDACTYMWACAICDENETCQKDKEGHSRWLVAKRMERIEYKVLVMSNKGGVGKSTCTTNLAVSLALKGWHVGICDMDIHGPNIPKMVGAEGQKLKISTSGGIIPFQAYNMKIASMSFLLQNSDDPIIWRDAYKYEFINQLLGGVEWQDLNFLLIDLPPGTGNESVTTIDLLGGVSGAVIITTPQEVALLDSRKSVTFCKDSEVPIIGIVENMSGLECPHCHKEVNVFRKGGGEASASDMGVPFLGRIPLDPEVVTQSDAGEPFALFNSDSATAQAYHDIANQVEAFCKKSGSLIKLAPRQQH
- the tatC gene encoding twin-arginine translocase subunit TatC; the protein is MADGFKFQEWLQDTVFKPLEDKKMPVMEHLVELQVRLTRAVIVTAIIFVGTFFFADTLVKWIRIPLQNMFVPGSLSWIPTDLPTVPFVFLAPAEALWQNVKVAGLFALVLGTPYILVEFWHFVVPGLHAQERRFVGPFVILSTLAFYLGLLFSFFFVLPFALNFLISYGVNAGFIPQLSIAQYVGFALWFLLVFGLIFEVPLVITLLAKLGWVDAPLLKRYRKWAFLTAFIFAAILTPTPDPFNQCLMALPMYIFYEVGIISAGIFNKKKAEEQSQALVPAVAATGPGVGKPGPSIPTGGGDSEYVGVPTGGRRH
- a CDS encoding Do family serine endopeptidase, whose protein sequence is MAYRHQRSKVLSVLAASTMVAATFLSGGVQFGSQAEAASVPPAFAQGFSEIVKAVTPAVVNIAVTGGGEGRREGRRQLPPGGPFGGPPPGPGGGDEPPGMEPPGGPGGPPGGGPHRPEQSAGSGVILDPTGYIVTNNHVVEGATQITVTLSDRREFPAKIIGTDPKTDLAIIKIEAKDLASMKWADYEDLQVGDVVLAVGSPFGLSSTVTLGIISALGRGNVGIADYEDFIQTDAAINPGNSGGALVNMQGKLIGINTAIFSRTGGSEGIGFAIPSSIATDIVESLTKTGKVVRGWMGVAIQEITPALAKSFKLPDQRKGVLISDVNENGPSHTAGMRRGDVVLTFNGKEVQSVSQLRNLVARMTVGKEADIKILREGKEQVLKVKVAERPSDEVLAKREPGPAAPQTETVKPPDNVLAALRVQMLDAAMQSQLNIPAKTSGVVVSSVEAGSPAEAAGLQRGDVIQEVNHEVVKSLEDYQKASAKVKKDEMVVLLLSRQGNNLFVAVNPK
- a CDS encoding glycosyltransferase family 2 protein, with product MTPCSTQAPSLSVIIPAYNEARRLPLFLQQVITYLDRHSRSYEILVVDDGSTDGTAQTVEETAQRCPTLRLIQLTCNMGKGAAVRRGMQAARGILQLFADADGATPIEELSRLEQAIAAGADMAIGSRALASHNPAFTVQARWHRSLLGSLFNSVVRRLGEPPFADTQCGFKLFRQSIAQDLFSVSCVDGYAFDLELLHIGRQRNYRIAEVPINWTDQPGSKVRPWRDGSVMLRELLAIRKREAQGLYQPRTRPTLTGMEPDLGAIEPTHS